GACACTGGCCGCAACGGGATCAGCCGCGGCGCGAGAGCTGCGCCCAGATCGGTAGGTGATCCGAGGCGCGCCGCGCTGCGCCGCCCTCCTCGACCCCTGCATCGTCGAGCGCCAGGGCGCTGCCGTAGGCGATGCCGTCCAGCGCCACGAAAGGCCGCGAGGCGTGGTAGCTTCGGCCCGGCAGCGTAAGGGTGAAATCGCGCTCCCAAGGCTCGTAGCCGCGCACGTCGGACCACTCGTTGAAATCGCCGAAGATCGCCGCCTCGGCGCGCAGCTCGCCGAGCTGGTCGCGGATCTCGGACATCTGCTTGAGCCGGTAGCGGCGCAGCAGTCCGAGGTGCGCGCCCACGACGTTCACCCCCTCGACCCGAGCCATCACCGCGCCGCGCGGCTCCAGCCCCGGCAGATCGAAGCGCCGGATGTCGGTTACCTCAAGCCCCTTTCGCACGAAAATCGCATTGCCGTGCCAGCCGAGGCTGACGTCGTTGCGGGCGAGGTTGACGACCTCGTAATCGGTTTCCTGCGCGATCAGGAAACGCGGGATGGCGGCGGGGCGCGGGCCGAGCCGCAGGTCGGCCTCCTGCAGCACCACCACATCGGCGCCGATGTGGTTGAGCACCTGCAGGATACGGGCCGGATCGCGGCGGCGGTCGATGCCCATCGCCTTGCGGATATTGTAGCTGGCGACCTTCAGCACGGTTTTCGCGGCGGCGGTCGCGGCAGGCTTGGGAGAGGCGGACAGGGGCGACATGGCGGACACCTTCACAGGATCGGGGCCAGCAACCGCGCGAAGGGCGCGGCGGCACGCACCCACCTCGGGTGCTCGTGCAGCGGCTTGTCCATCTTGTAGGCGCTGGTGAAATCGGCCTCCAGCATCTTCGCCACCCGCGACGCGAAGCCGCGGTCGAAAATCAGGGCCATTGTCTCGAAATTGAGCCGGAAAGAGCGATTGTCGAGGTTTGCCGAGCCCACTGCGGCGAAGTCGTCGTCAACCAGCACGACCTTCTGGTGGACGAAGCCGCCTTCGTAGCGCAGCACCTCGACCCCGGCGGCGCGGACCTCGTCGAAGAAGGCATGGGCGGCGAGCCACGGAAGGTAGTGGTCGATGGCATCGGGCACGAGCACCTTCACGTCGCAGCCGCGCAGCGCGGCGCCAACGAGGGCCGAAAGCACGTCCTGGTCGGGCACGAAATACGGCGTCGCGATCCACACCCTCTCGCGCGCCTCGGCCAAGGCCGAGATGAAGAAGAGCGCTCCGGTGTCCATGTCGTCGGCAGGCCCCGAGGGCAGCACAAGGCCCGAGAGGTTCTCCTCGGCACTGTCGGGCCGCCAGTTGAGCCCGCCCCCGATGCTCTCGCCGGTGGCCCAGTGCCAGTCCTCTGCGAAGACCAGCTGCAGCTGCGCCACCATCGGGCCGCGCAGGTGCAGGTGCGTGTCGCGCCAAGGGCCGAAGGTGGGGTTCTTGCCGAGGTAGTCGTCCTTGACGTTGTGGCCGCCGATGAAGCCCTCCTGCCCGTCGATGATCACCGTCTTGCGGTGGTTGCGGAAGTTGATCTGGAAGCGCTTGGTCGGACCCGGCGCATTCGCCGGATCGACCACCTGCACCCCGGCGTCGCGCAGGGCATTGAGGTAATGCGCCGGCAGTCCGTAGCTGCCCACGCCATCAAAAATCAGTCGCACCGACACGCCGCGCGCCGAGGCCGCGATCATCCGCTCGGCCATCTCGTTGCCCAGCCCATCCTCGGCGATGGTGTAGAACTGTACCAGCAGGTAATGCTCCGCCCGGTCCATCGCCTCGAAAACCGCCTCGAAAGTGGCCTTCCCGTCGACCAGGAGGTCCGCCGAGTTGCCGCCGACCGCTGGCATCGCCGCCAGTCGCTCGAAGGCGCGGTAGCGGGCCCCGTCGGCTTCGGCGGGCGGGTAGTCGGCGCAGAATGCGTCCATCTCGCGCCGCACGAGGCGGCTGCTGCGCCGGGTGATGCGGTAGCCCTTGAGCTTGTGCTGCCCGAAGAAGAGATAGGCCGGCAGCGCGAACCACGGCGCCGCGACCAGAAAGACCGTCCAGGCGACCGCCCCCTGCGGCGTGCGCGCCGTGGTGACCGCGCGCCAGACGGCGAAGGCCACCAGAAGCGGCAGGGCAACCGCCAGGAAGACGGCGAAGATCGTGGTGTTGGGGCCCATGCACGGCGCTCCGATGTTGCGTCCGGGAACCCTGTCCCGGCCCCGCCTCAACCAGAGCGCATCGCGGATTGTTCCGCAAGCGCCCGGACTTGTGCGCTGCCCGGGCGCGACTGTGGCTCAGAGGTCGAAGCTGGCGAAAACCGGCACGTGATCCGAGGGCTTCTCCCAACCGCGCGCGGCGCGCAGGATGCGCGAGCCGTGACCGGCATTCGAGATATCCGGCGTCGCCCAGACGTGATCGAGCCGCCGCCCCTTGTCCGCCGCGTCCCAGTCGCGCGCGCGGTAGGACCACCACGAATAGAGTTGCCCCTCGGGGATGTCCTGCCGGGTGATGTCGACCCACTCCCCCGCATCCTGTGCCTGCGCCAGGTGCTCGACCTCGATCGGCGTGTGCGAGACGATCTTCAGCAGCTTCTTGTGGCTCCAGACGTCATCCTCGCGCGGGGCGATGTTGAGATCGCCGACGAGGATCGACTTCTCGGGCTTGTGGGCGTGGAACCAGTCACGCATTTCGGTCAGGTAGTCGAGCTTCTGGCCGAACTTCTCGTTCACCTCGCGGTCCGGCTCGTCGCCGCCGGCGGGGACGTAGAAGTTGTGGATGGTGACGCCGTTCTCGAGCTTCGCCGCGACGTGGCGGGCGTGGCCGAGGGTGGCGAAATCCTGATCGCCGGCGTCTAGCAGCGGCAGCTTCGACAGGATGGCGACGCCGTTGTAGCCCTTCTGCCCACGCGCCACGATATGGGTGTAGCCAAGCGCCGCGAACTGCTCGAGCGGGATCTTGTCGACCGGGCTCTTGGTCTCCTGCAGACACAGCACGTCCGGCCCCTCTTCGGCGAGCAGCTTGAGGACGATGGGCTCGCGCAGGCGGACCGAGTTGATGTTCCAGGTGGCAAGGGTGAAGGACATGGGGCGGGCTCCTTTTCTGGCGCGGAAAATGTCAGCCTCCCCCGCCCGGCGCAACCCTGATCCGGCGCTCAGAGCACGAGCACGAGGATCAGCACCGACAGGCACAGGAAGCCGATGCCGGCCAGTTCGCGGCGGGTGATGCTCTCCTTGAAGACCAAAACCGAGGCCATGACCGAGAAAATCAGCTCGACCTGCCCCAGCGCCTGCACGTAGGCGGCGGTCTGTAGGGTAAAGGCGGTAAACCACGACAGGCTCCCGGCCATCGAGGTGAGGCCGAGCCAGATCGCGGTGCGACGTGCCTGCCAGACGGCGGTAATCTGCCCCGGCTCGAAGAGCCGCAGCCAGAGCGCCATGCCGAGGGCCTGCGACAGCACCACGCAGACCAGTGTCACCCCAGCGCGAAGAAAGGGCGCCTCCGAGGCGATCTCGAGCGAGGCACCGCGATAGCCGACACCGGAGATCGCAAAGAAGAACCCCGAGGCGAGGCCGAGTGCCACCGCCCGGCTGCCGATGCGGCGCAGCCAGTTGCCCGACAGGCCCGGCGTCTCGGAGAGCAGCAGGACCCCGATGAGGCCGATGAGGATCGCCCCCCAGCCCGCCGCCGAGATGTTCTCGCCCAGCACCACGAGGCCAACGAGCGCGGTCTGGATGACCTCGGTCTTCTTGAAGGTGATGCCGACGGCGAAGTTGCGCTGCCGGAACAGCGCCACGACCAAGACCGTGGCGAGAATCTGCCCCAGGGCGCCGAAGAGCGCATAGGCCCAGAAGGCGGAGCTCAGCTGCGGCCAGCCCTGCCCAGTGGCGATCAGGTAGGTCGCTACGACCAGCACGGCGGCGGGCGCGGCATAGGCAAAGCGCGCGAAGGTCGAGGAGGTTGCGGTGAGCCCGCCCGTGCTCAGCACCTTGTGCAGCATGAAGCGCAAGGTCTGGAAGAAGGCGGCGCAGAGGGTGACGGCAATCCACAAATCCATGTGGCGTGCCATGGCATGCGGCGCCGGGATTGACCATAGGTCAGAGCGCCAAAAGCGAAGCGGGCCAGAGGTCTCCCTCCGGCCCGCCTGATCCCGCGCAATTCCCTTCGATGGGAATTGCCCGGCTTCAGATCTCGCGCTTCAGCGCCTCTGCAAGATCGGTCCGCTCCCACGAGAAGCCGCCGTCCGCCTCGGGCGCGCGGCCGAAGTGGCCATAGGCCGCGGTGCGCTGGTAGATCGGCTTGTTCAGCTCGAGATGGGTGCGGATGCCGCGCGGGGTCAGGTCCATGACCTTGGGGATGGCCCGCTCGATCGCCGCGGCTTCAAGATCGCCGGTGCCGTGGGTATCGACATAGATCGACAAAGGCTTGGCGACGCCGATGGCGTAGGAGAGCTGCACGGTGCAGCGCTCGGCCAGACCTGCCGCCACGACGTTCTTGGCAAGGTAGCGCGCGGCATAGGCCGCCGAGCGGTCGACCTTGCTGGGATCCTTGCCCGAGAAGGCACCGCCGCCATGCGGCGCCGCGCCGCCGTAGGTGTCGACGATGATCTTGCGCCCGGTCAGGCCCGCGTCGCCGTCCGGCCCGCCGATGACGAACTTGCCGGTGGGGTTCACCCACCATTCGGTCTCGGGGCTGATCCAGCCCTCGGGAAGCGTGCTGCGGATGTACGGTTCGACGATGGCGCGGATATCGTCCGAAGTCTGCCCCTCGTCGCTGTGCTGGGTCGACAGCACGATCGACGTCACGCCGACTGGCTTGCCGCCCTCGTAGCGCACCGAGATCTGCGACTTGGCGTCCGGACCCAGCATCGGCTCGGCCCCGGACTTGCGCGCCTCGGCGAGCCGCTTGAGAACGGCGTGCGAATAGAGGATCGGCGCCGGCATCAGCTCGGGCGTCTCGTTGGTGGCATAGCCGAACATGATGCCTTGATCGCCCGCGCCCTCGTCGCGGTCGCCCTGCCCGGTCACGCCTTGGGCGATATGCGCCGACTGCTCGTGCAGCAGGTTGGTCACCTCGCAGGTGGCGTGGTGGAACTTGTCCTGCTCGTAGCCGATATCCTTGATGCAGGCGCGGGCGATATCGGGGATGCGCTCCATGTAGTCATGCAGCTTGTCCTGGTCGGTCAGGCCGATCTCGCCGCCGATCACCACGCGGTTGGTGGTGGCGAAGGTCTCGCAGGCGACTCGGGCCAGGGGGTCCTCTGCCAGAAGCGCGTCGAGCACGGCATCGGAAATGCGATCGCACACCTTGTCGGGGTGCCCCTCGGAAACGGATTCCGAGGTGAAGATATAGTTCTGTCGGGACATAAGCGCTCCATTAGGTACCAGCTGTCACGCCAGGAAGCCGTTGTGACAGGGATATGAACCTTCTCGCTACGCGGCAACGAAAGCGGCGTCAATCCGAATTACGTCGCGACTTGTGCAGAGCCGGGCGGAAGGCGAGCAGCATCAGCACGGCCAGAAGCCCAAGGAGGGGCAGATCGCCGGTCCGGCTGTAGAGCGTCACGCGCAGCGGCGGCGGCAGGCGGATGTCGATGAAGCCGGCCTCGCCCAGCGGCAGCGATTTCAGCACGCGACCCGCGCCGTCGATCACCGCCGACACGCCGGTGTTGGCGGCGCGCAGCATCGGCAGACCCTGCTCGATCGCCCGGATCCGGGCCTGCGCGAGGTGCTGATAGGGGCCCGAGAAATTGCCGAACCAGGCGTCGTTGGTGATCTGCAGCAGCAGCTCGGGCCGCGGAGCGCCGCGCAGGTCCTGGGGGAACACCGCCTCGTAGCAGATAAGCGGCAGCGCGTAGCCCATCTCCCCGCCCAGATCGAGCAGCTGCGGCCCCGGCCCCGCGGAGTAGCCGCCCTCCGCCCGCGCGGCGATACCGCTGACGTTGATGTGGCGGAAGAGTTCCTTGAAGGGCATGTACTCGCCGAAGGGCACCAGATGGTGCTTGTCATAGACCGCCTCGACCTTCGGGCCCTGCGTGACCAGTGCTAGGGAATTGAAGTAATCGTAGCCCTCGCTGCGCTGGATGCCGAGCACCACCCGGCCCGGCAGCGCGGCATCGGTGATCACCCGCAGCTCGCCCTCGGCGTTCTCAAGCAGCCGCGGCACCGCGGTCTCGGGCCAGACGATGAGGGCGGGGCGCGGCAGACCGTCCTGCGCCGGGGCCGCGGTGAACTCGACCTGTCGCTCGAAGAATATCGGGATATAGGCGCGGTCCCATTTCTGGGTCTGCGGCGCGTTGGGCTGGACAAGGCGGACCACCGGGCGGCCGCCCAAGTCCTGCAGCGGCGGCACCATCTGCGCCCCGCCCGCAAGCAGCCCGAGCACAAGGACAAGCCCCAGCGCCCCCGCCTGCCACGCGCCGCACAGCCCGCGGGCCACCAGCGCCGCCAATGCCAGGGTCACGAGCGTCAGCCCGAAGGAACCGGTCCAGGCCACCCATTGGATCGCGCCCGTGGGCTCCCAGAGGTAGCCGACGAGCCCCCAGGGAAAGCCAGTGAAGAGATAGCCTCGTGCCAGCTCGGCCAGCGCCCAGGTGACCGCGAGCGCGAAGAGCCTGGCCCGCGGTGCCTGTAGGGCGCCCCAGAAGGCAAGCCCCCAGAAGAGCGCCAGCCCTGCCGCCATGAACAAGAGCGCGAAGGGCGCCATCCAGGCGGTGACCGCGGCATCGACCTGAAATGGCTCGGTGAGCCAGTTGAGCGCCAGGCCGAAATAGCCCGTGCCGACGCCGCAACCGATGGCGAGCGCGGCACGAGGCCTGCGCTGCAGTGCAAAGAGCGCCATGGACAGCACGAGCCCCGCCAGCGCCACGTACCACAGGTTCCACGGCGCCTGTCCCAAGGCCATGAGCCCGCCGCAGGCAAGCGCCGGGAGAACCGCGGCACGGCCCGTCAGCAGGCGTGCGGCCCGGGCGGCAACGGGGGCCATCATCTCGCGATGGTTTTCCGCAGTTTCCGCATCGGGCCGCACCTCCGGTTCAGCCACGCGCGACCCCGGTGTCGCCGCCGCTCAGCTGGGCCGCACCCTCGGGTTTCGCCGGCGGCAGCAGCGCCGGAGGGGTGATGGACACGTCGGCGGCCGGGGCCGAAGGACGCACCCGCAGCCGCTTGATGCGGCGCGGGTCGGCGTCGACCACCTCGAAATCGATACCGTCGGGATGCGGGATCACCTCGCCGCGCGCCGGCACGTGACCGGCGAGCATGAAGACGAGGCCGCCGAGCGTGTCGATCTCCTCCTCGTCGATCTCGTCCGGGTCGGTGAGCGCAATACCGGTGGCTGCCTCGAACTCCTCGAGCGGGGTCTTGGCCAGCGCCAGCCAACTGCCCGATTTCTCGCGGAAGAAGTTGCGGCCTTCCTCGGTGTCATGCTCGTCCTCGATTTCGCCGATGACCTGTTCGATCAGATCCTCGATCGTCACGAGACCGTCGACACCGCCGTACTCGTCGATCACCAGCGCCATGTGCCGGCGTTCGGTTTGCATCTTGGTGAGCAGCACGCCGATCGGCATCGAGGGCGGCACGAAGAGCAGCGGACGCAGCATCTTCTTCATGTCGAACTCCTCGCCGTGGCCGTTGAAGCCGTGCAGCAGGGCGAAATCCTTGAGGTGCACCATGCCGACAGGCGTGTCGAGCGTGCCGGAATAGACCGGCAGACGGGTCATGCCGCTGTCGCGGAAGACCGTCACAAGCTCATCCATGGCGAGTGTATCGGGCACGGCAACAATTTCCGCCTTGGGAATCGCCACGTCCTCCACGCGCATGCGCCGGAGGTTCATCATGCCATGTACAGGCCGCTCGTAAGCGGCCACGAGACCCTGCCCCGTTTCTGTCGCAGCCTCGGTTCCGTTCACACGGCCCGAGAAGATGCGTTTGAAGAAACCCGGAGGCCGGTCAATCTGCTCGTTTTCCTGCGCGCCATGCGCTGCATTAGACGAGTCGTCAGTGTCTCCCATCGGTCCTTTTGATCCTGTGTCTCTCAGAGGTCAGACGAATATGGGTCCGCGACACCCATCTTGCCAAGTATTTCCGTCTCTAAATTTTCCATCAGCGTCGCATCGCCGTCACGCAGGTGATCATAGCCCAGAAGATGCAAGGTTCCATGAACGATCAAATGCGTCACATGGTCGGCCAGGCTCTTGCCCGCCTCCTGCGCCTCGCGGGCGCATGTCTCGAAGGCGATGGCGAGATCACCGAGCTCGGTGGCGAAGGGGCCGTCCTCGGCCTCGGGCAACTCCGGCGCCTGCCCCTCGACCGCGGCTCCGCGCTCCTCGGAGGGCCAGGAGAG
The sequence above is a segment of the Alloyangia pacifica genome. Coding sequences within it:
- a CDS encoding endonuclease/exonuclease/phosphatase family protein, whose product is MSPLSASPKPAATAAAKTVLKVASYNIRKAMGIDRRRDPARILQVLNHIGADVVVLQEADLRLGPRPAAIPRFLIAQETDYEVVNLARNDVSLGWHGNAIFVRKGLEVTDIRRFDLPGLEPRGAVMARVEGVNVVGAHLGLLRRYRLKQMSEIRDQLGELRAEAAIFGDFNEWSDVRGYEPWERDFTLTLPGRSYHASRPFVALDGIAYGSALALDDAGVEEGGAARRASDHLPIWAQLSRRG
- the cls gene encoding cardiolipin synthase; the protein is MGPNTTIFAVFLAVALPLLVAFAVWRAVTTARTPQGAVAWTVFLVAAPWFALPAYLFFGQHKLKGYRITRRSSRLVRREMDAFCADYPPAEADGARYRAFERLAAMPAVGGNSADLLVDGKATFEAVFEAMDRAEHYLLVQFYTIAEDGLGNEMAERMIAASARGVSVRLIFDGVGSYGLPAHYLNALRDAGVQVVDPANAPGPTKRFQINFRNHRKTVIIDGQEGFIGGHNVKDDYLGKNPTFGPWRDTHLHLRGPMVAQLQLVFAEDWHWATGESIGGGLNWRPDSAEENLSGLVLPSGPADDMDTGALFFISALAEARERVWIATPYFVPDQDVLSALVGAALRGCDVKVLVPDAIDHYLPWLAAHAFFDEVRAAGVEVLRYEGGFVHQKVVLVDDDFAAVGSANLDNRSFRLNFETMALIFDRGFASRVAKMLEADFTSAYKMDKPLHEHPRWVRAAAPFARLLAPIL
- a CDS encoding exodeoxyribonuclease III; this translates as MSFTLATWNINSVRLREPIVLKLLAEEGPDVLCLQETKSPVDKIPLEQFAALGYTHIVARGQKGYNGVAILSKLPLLDAGDQDFATLGHARHVAAKLENGVTIHNFYVPAGGDEPDREVNEKFGQKLDYLTEMRDWFHAHKPEKSILVGDLNIAPREDDVWSHKKLLKIVSHTPIEVEHLAQAQDAGEWVDITRQDIPEGQLYSWWSYRARDWDAADKGRRLDHVWATPDISNAGHGSRILRAARGWEKPSDHVPVFASFDL
- a CDS encoding DMT family transporter, encoding MDLWIAVTLCAAFFQTLRFMLHKVLSTGGLTATSSTFARFAYAAPAAVLVVATYLIATGQGWPQLSSAFWAYALFGALGQILATVLVVALFRQRNFAVGITFKKTEVIQTALVGLVVLGENISAAGWGAILIGLIGVLLLSETPGLSGNWLRRIGSRAVALGLASGFFFAISGVGYRGASLEIASEAPFLRAGVTLVCVVLSQALGMALWLRLFEPGQITAVWQARRTAIWLGLTSMAGSLSWFTAFTLQTAAYVQALGQVELIFSVMASVLVFKESITRRELAGIGFLCLSVLILVLVL
- the metK gene encoding methionine adenosyltransferase, producing MSRQNYIFTSESVSEGHPDKVCDRISDAVLDALLAEDPLARVACETFATTNRVVIGGEIGLTDQDKLHDYMERIPDIARACIKDIGYEQDKFHHATCEVTNLLHEQSAHIAQGVTGQGDRDEGAGDQGIMFGYATNETPELMPAPILYSHAVLKRLAEARKSGAEPMLGPDAKSQISVRYEGGKPVGVTSIVLSTQHSDEGQTSDDIRAIVEPYIRSTLPEGWISPETEWWVNPTGKFVIGGPDGDAGLTGRKIIVDTYGGAAPHGGGAFSGKDPSKVDRSAAYAARYLAKNVVAAGLAERCTVQLSYAIGVAKPLSIYVDTHGTGDLEAAAIERAIPKVMDLTPRGIRTHLELNKPIYQRTAAYGHFGRAPEADGGFSWERTDLAEALKREI
- the lnt gene encoding apolipoprotein N-acyltransferase, with protein sequence MAEPEVRPDAETAENHREMMAPVAARAARLLTGRAAVLPALACGGLMALGQAPWNLWYVALAGLVLSMALFALQRRPRAALAIGCGVGTGYFGLALNWLTEPFQVDAAVTAWMAPFALLFMAAGLALFWGLAFWGALQAPRARLFALAVTWALAELARGYLFTGFPWGLVGYLWEPTGAIQWVAWTGSFGLTLVTLALAALVARGLCGAWQAGALGLVLVLGLLAGGAQMVPPLQDLGGRPVVRLVQPNAPQTQKWDRAYIPIFFERQVEFTAAPAQDGLPRPALIVWPETAVPRLLENAEGELRVITDAALPGRVVLGIQRSEGYDYFNSLALVTQGPKVEAVYDKHHLVPFGEYMPFKELFRHINVSGIAARAEGGYSAGPGPQLLDLGGEMGYALPLICYEAVFPQDLRGAPRPELLLQITNDAWFGNFSGPYQHLAQARIRAIEQGLPMLRAANTGVSAVIDGAGRVLKSLPLGEAGFIDIRLPPPLRVTLYSRTGDLPLLGLLAVLMLLAFRPALHKSRRNSD
- a CDS encoding hemolysin family protein translates to MGDTDDSSNAAHGAQENEQIDRPPGFFKRIFSGRVNGTEAATETGQGLVAAYERPVHGMMNLRRMRVEDVAIPKAEIVAVPDTLAMDELVTVFRDSGMTRLPVYSGTLDTPVGMVHLKDFALLHGFNGHGEEFDMKKMLRPLLFVPPSMPIGVLLTKMQTERRHMALVIDEYGGVDGLVTIEDLIEQVIGEIEDEHDTEEGRNFFREKSGSWLALAKTPLEEFEAATGIALTDPDEIDEEEIDTLGGLVFMLAGHVPARGEVIPHPDGIDFEVVDADPRRIKRLRVRPSAPAADVSITPPALLPPAKPEGAAQLSGGDTGVARG
- the ybeY gene encoding rRNA maturation RNase YbeY, with product MAQLTDTIIEDDRWEEAGLEDLAETAARAALVHLGLDPEGFEIAVLACDDARIAELNAEFREKPIPTNVLSWPSEERGAAVEGQAPELPEAEDGPFATELGDLAIAFETCAREAQEAGKSLADHVTHLIVHGTLHLLGYDHLRDGDATLMENLETEILGKMGVADPYSSDL